TTCCAAATGTTCGGCCACGGCATCATCTTTCCGCGCCGACAATGCTTTGAGTGCAATGCTTTGAGCAGGAGGCACAAATTCAATCCATTTCAAACCCACCCCGGCCCCCGACAGTTGGCAAATTCGAAAGCGAAACGAGCGCACGAGGCACGGTTCGGTCGTTTCAGACGTCCGATGACACCCTAGCATAAAATTTATCCCAAAAACATTATGAGGGGATCTTgcaaacccacccacccctgTGTGCTGATGCTGTGGATGCGTTTTGTGCCggcaagcagcaaaacaaaaaaaaaagtacaaaaaaggGTGCGAGAAAATTCGTTCGTCCCGTCTAGCATGGATCTAGCCTATGTACTGTAGTGCGCTGCGGTTCGCTTTACATAACGCGGCTAGGTTTATGTTTCTACGTTGATTTCGGCCTCGAAGGGGCTGTACAAATGACGCAGTTGCGAAGCTGTGCGTTGTGCAGGAGTTTGGAATCCCTTCTTGGCTAGAGACGCACATTGTGCAGGCACCACAACACCCCTGGAAGGGATTTTCCTCCCCAGCGGCATTGTGGCGTGTGCGTTCCGAGACGCATCGGCGTTTATTTACTACATAGAAGCAACAAGAAAGCAATTAAAGGATATTGCGCAGTGAGGGGCACCGGAACGGGTGGAAAGGGGTCGGCCAGAAGACTTTCCAAAATGGAAAGGGGTggagaaagggaaaagggaCAGCGTTCGGGTTTGGATGGGATAACAACAGATAAATTATCCACTCGTTCCGATGAGCCGAATAGTTGGTTCGACTGGAAAGGACCTTGTTGCGTGTTGTcattattttcattgtttCGTATTGATTTTAATAGCAACTACggaatgttttctttaaaattggATTAAGGAACCGTGCTACATTACCGTTTTCGATAAGTTACTTCACGGAACTGCAATGGCATGATAATATAAAAAGGGCCATCGCTCGCAACTAAGCTCCAATCATTCTTGTCACTTTGAAGTGCATTTCGTTCGTGTTATATCACATTCGCGAGGCTGTAAAGAAAGCAAAGATCGAATAAAAACTTTGCGGTCAAATGCGGTATTTATTGCCGACGTCAAACTATTGGCGAAAGACTCCACTTTACGACCGTCAAATGAGATAACAGAAGGGACATGGTACTGCTTTAGGGACGAGAATCTTTGCTAAAGTATGGGAAACATAGGTTACGAGTTTCGTTTTCGGGTCGCTTGGAAACTTTCAAAGCACACATtacaatgaaatatttttgttgcaaCCTTCAACGTCATACAGATAAATAgctttataatttttatagcTTAATAGCTTATATagcttaataataatatataattcaaactgattttttttttatttcagagCGACGGTCAAGTTGTATTGCTTGTcattaaatttaacaaaatctAAGATACTATCCACAtgcgtttgaagacatttccttctccaaacagtaAAAGAAAACCTTATCCCGGGTATACTCGgtcgaaattaaaataaaatttaatttaaataaaataattacagttcaataaaaataaaataaaataataattaggATTCATCTGGAGATAGGAACTAAATCTAATTTGTCTGAGGTCCCGCGGGCCCAACGAGTAGTAACCAGTAAAACATGCGTCGAAGGTATATTCGAAATTTCAATCTATACCTAATACATGTTTACTGAAACGTTTAGAAATTCTAATCTGTTAACTATTTACTTCTATTTCAATTCATATGTTTAATGTAGTCGAATTATGTTTAATGGCTCTAGTTCATTAGAGGGTGATAATTAGATAGCAACATCATGAGCAAGATGATAATTCTTAAACTAGAAGAAATTCCCGAGAAGATGAAGACTAGCCTAAATCGTGCTTTACATCTAGTAGTATATAACTAATATTCGATCTTGTTCTTTAGAATCTGGTGCATCTAAATTCCAGCTCGGTCATGTTTGAAGAATATGAAACGTCTCACCATGTGGAGCTTCTTTACTCTACTTTACGTTGTAACTAAGCTTTGCAAGCAGTTGAATTTCAGTTTATCTCTGTCTGTTACAAATTAAAtgttatttacttacttacttacttactttacTTTACGGGTTTACAACCACATCGTGGTattggcctgctgcaggaatTTTCTAAACCGCTCACGATTGAGCGCCTTCTCCAATTCAATTAGAGCCTACCACGTCTCCTCTGTTTATGTGGATGAGCTAAAGGGCTTTACGGGCTGGGTtatccggtgtcattctcatgacgtgaccagcccactgGAGCCTGGCGAATCTAATCCACTGTACGACAGTGTTTTCATCGTACAGCTCATGGAGCTCGACAATGGAGCAGCTTCTCCATTATCCTTCAACACATATggggccaaaaatccttctgagtaCAGTAAATtgcaatataatttttatacaATAAGTAGATTGTTCTAGAGTTCACAAATacattgttctaaaattttaCACGCTTATGTGAAttgtgaaaattaataatcCATAACTATATTAGTTATGCCCTAGGATAGGATGGCAATAAATGACGAGTTATAGTTTCAATTGCATACGTTACATAAGTATGTATCTTGAACCGTGCTTTACGCAACAAGAATAATGATGTGCCTTGATCTTTAGTAATCACCACAACAGTGAAATTAATACACAAAGCTACTAAATGTCTTTATCATGCTGTTATCATCGCCTGTTTTTAGGTTTATGTACCTGCATCTGAGCTTGAATGTagtaaacacaaaaataaagaaaagaaatgttttccatGTTCCTCTCAACACTACGCACATGTCACGCACCTGTAGTGTAGTACAGAtataatatacaaaaaaaacatcaaaagcgCCATTTCCGTGTGGCAATGCACAAAAGCAGATGTGTATCGCCGCTCTTTTATATAGTTATTTCCATCAACTTCCCTCCCGGTGTGGGGTGGGTTGGATTGGATACTCATTGGCGTATCGTTTTGCAGTGCGTTTGTTTGCCCGTAGTTATACATCGGATCGAGTTACTGAGTCACGAAGCGTTTTCGTCGCAGTTGGGAAGAAAAGTATTCATGAAACGCAATTGAGTGACGCAGTCGTAAAAGTGTATTATATACGCTGGGattcctgtgttttttttattttgggtaCAGATCGATTTTCGAAGGAAATTTGTTTGGAATTCATTTGGTTTTTATTCGACAAGATGCAGCAAAGAGTTTGACCATTAATTGCAATAAAACTAATATACACTTCCGATGTACAATCTTGTACTATATAGTCGCTGTGTTACCACAATATTATAGGTTCCTCGCCTGTTCTACTCGTCGTATGAATTACGAAAAATTGTCCTGGAAACTCTTTCACACAATTACGACTTTATTGCGCAGTTGTaaaattgtgtaataaaacaaCTTAATTCTACCAAATACACTATAATCATCATCCATCTAAAGGAATTTCTCACAAATGTGCTTAATCAGCATTATCGATTTGTCGGTTTGAACTTTGGATTGCGACTCTCCGGCGTAGTGAAATATCAGCTCCAATACAACTACTacaaaactgtcctatttacTGATAAGGCGTTCAATCAACTAGCAAAGAAAACATGGCGTGGGAGTCTTAATTAGATAAGCATAGCTACAAACTCAATGCACGACTGTCGCCCAGTGACGTCCGACGCTCGGATAGGAATCGACATTTGATTGGAGTTCGCGCCAGAGCTGGACCTCGTTTGCGCAGCCTACGCAAGCCTATTGATTTCAATTACACTTCACCTAATGTGCTGTGCTCCATTAGAAGCTCCGGCACGTCCGTGTTCCATGTCACCGATCCTCGGTTTTACTGATTAATGatgaagataataaaataactgATACATAAAGGGATTTGCCTCATGACAGCACGTACACCGGCATCTAGTGCCCGGTTGATGGGGGGGTTGCAGGGTGGCCACTGTCTGTCTTCTGTCAGGACTGCCCTCTACGTTTTGGTGTGCAACGTACGACGATTTACGTTAAAAATCGATACACCTCGTTGGCCTCGGAAATAGAACCAGCAGTGAAGCTTTCGCTTCGCTTTCGCCTGCCGTGAGCTGAAACCGTTTCGTGGAGAGTTGGCCAACCAACCGACTGCTTGCTGCCGACTCGTACATTATGTACTGATGTTTTGGGCCATTCGACGTCCTTGAAATGGTTGTGCAGAAAGGAAAGTTTGGTCTTTTGggaccgatttttttttctccgagAAAAAAGAAGATCTGTTCGATATGCAGTTCTGGCTGTTCACTAGCAAAAGCTTCTTGGTTTTATGTGGCCATTTTTTCTCCCTGTAAGCTTCAAGCACATGCTGGCTTATTGTGTACATCTTGAGCAGACAGTACATAATGCTTATCTTCGCTCCACAAAGAATCCAGTTGTTTAGGAATGAAGACacaatgaaaagcaaaaaaaggacactAACCACCACCCATCGTTGGTGGTTATCGTGGTGATGGTGTGGAAAACTTTGTCCCAAACTTTCCGCGAAAAACGTGCCGAATGGTGGAGAAAACGTAATGCGCTGCCATTTCCTCGCCGGTTCCGCGTTAGATTGAAACCAGGACAACCCGACAATGGTGCTGACGGTTAGCGTCAAATCTATTGGAAAGATAAATTGCTAACTGGCAAATGTTGTACTTGTTGGTAATTTATAAGACTACGTTTGAACGTTGAATCACTCAGGATGCGAAAGAGGGGGGTGTGAGGGGAGTGAGAGTTACACCACGGGATGGCAGCTAATTAGGAGTGGAATAAGATGCTCATATTGAGCGGGGTTatgtaaaacaaaagtaaattaaaatattaatgaacTGTTTGAACTATTGGAATAGCAAAGTCGTAGACTCAACAATACGGCATGGGTTCGAATCGCGACTAGACCGTGTTACCCGTGTTGTTTATTTGACTGTGGGTATTTCCAATATTGCACTTTCATCACTTAAAAAGCATACCAAACCTAGGCCAGCAACAATTGTAgatcaaaaaaagaaaattaatgcaAATGGTCATCGTTTGTTGAAGTGAAAAGATATGATATAAATTgcagtttatttaaattatgtttcaacTTCAGTTTTACACATTTTCGTAATTTAGATAATCATCTATTGAAATGAATGTGCGATAAGTTTAACATTGCCTCcgaaataatttattgttaaCTTTTCACTCCACAAAATTTATAACGGATCGTTTAAATAAACGTCATTCTGCGTTGGAAAATGTCAACATTAATTTCCCACGCGAACACTTTGACAATCTCAAATACTCGCGGCGACCCGAATAAACAGTTTGTTGTCGTAATCATGGCGCTTCGCATGTTGTGCAGTAAAACATTCAACTTTAATCTAATTCTACCTCGAAGCTCAATAAACCACCTCCCAGAACAGTTACAGGTAGGCGAGAAAAATCATAATCCACGACGGAAATATGTGAATTGCCTTATTTTCCTTGATAGAATGTTGCACCTGCCACCGTTCGATGGTCGTCATTTCGCTCCTCAGAACCGGTCGGTGATATAGCGCAGTTCCCCGAGGTGGAAGTAGTACAGAATCCACCGGAATGGAAATACGTCGAACGATTGCTCGCTCCTCGAACCGTTCCGAAACCAATTCCAAAGGAAAACTACCCTTCGGGATGGAAACCAGCCAACCCACGACCCGAGCTTAAGTATGTAGTGCTACGTACGAAAAATCATATGCTACCGGTATACCTACGTCGTGGGTTCCGTGGCCAGCGTCGAATAACAGCGATCCGGCATGTCGAGGGTGATATTTGGCAGTTAGAGGCAGAATTGCGATATCTCATCGAAAAGCAGCTTAACCGTCCCATCATTACACGGGTGAATGAAATGAGCGGCCATATTGAGTTTAAGGGCGATCATGTGGCTTTCGTTGAGAAGTTCTTACTAGAGAAAGGAATGTAAGGGCATTTGGTAAATATGTTAAATACAGTGTGCATCTTAGACAGCTTGAAACGATGTCGTTTGGTTTGAATGTTTCGGGATGTGGAATGAAAGTATCAACTGTCCGTATGTTCCatcttaaatttaatatttgccTTACAAATAGGTTCAGCTTATTTCGTTACAAGAAACGGCATattaaaaaatgaatataCACACATGCAAAATCCGTACGTAAGTTTTTGCGATTCCGCGACTTGATAGACACTCGAAACCAAACGGAGGGCAGAAGCGATACTATCTGACGAATGGCGTAAACTGTACACATGAGTAAGTTCTTACTGTAATAAATATCAGGTAGCGGCAGCGGTCGAACGTTTCAGCGCTTTCCGAATCGATGTCCAGTCCTCGAGAATTTCCTCCTCGCGTAACATGTACACGATGTAGGGCCCAGACACAGTTACGGCCTTCTTACGTCCCGGGCCCCGGACCTTTGCCGTTCGCGTGTTGGTGCCCCAGTCGGCCCACGATATGTCCACATTGTGGCGATCCTCCTCCAAACGGCGCACCTTCTCCATCAGTTCATCGCAAATGCCATCATTAGCGAGATTTTGTTCACTCTGCAGGACAGAAAAGGATATCGTTAAATGCATTTCAATATGCTTGGTGGGATGTGTGCCTTTCTCCTATCTTACCTCAAAATGTTGATAGCATGCTTGTAGTTCTGATTCGAACTTGTTCTTAATGTTATTGACACGGTATTTCTTCATCACCTCAGCCACCTCCTTCCGACTGTCCATGTTATTTTGCAGTTGCTGCAACGGTATAACGTAATCCTGTAATCGGCCGCCCCGGATTTGCTGCAGCTTATGGTCAACCTGCACCATGCGTTCCTTGTACAGTTGTTCCTTCAGGATGCCGAACTGTTTTTCCAGGCTCGCTGCAAGATACATAATACGATTACTGTACAAGTCTCCGGATCAAAACTTGGCCAGTGATTTTGCATACTTAAATTGTCCTGGCAACTGGTACGCCTTCGTTCGCATTCCCCTTCGGACATTTCTGAGGAATCGTCCGAATCCGGTTCGTCCGCTTCCTCCGCACTGGAATCATGGTCCTGCCCTTGACTGGATCCGGAATGCTCCGACTCTGCCCCAGACAAATCACCATCCCCATCACTATCGCCATCGGTTTTTACAGGAGGCATAGTGGGTTGGATCGTTACAAACTCTCTAATTCAGCAATTTATCCACTAGAGACGAgtatttgttaaaattttggccTGTTTTACGCCAAGCTACTTTGTTTACAGGTGTTTACAGGGGGCGCACTTTTTTTCGTTGACACGTTTGACAGCAAGCTAGCCAAACAACTTCGCGACGTCACGTTGACAGTTCATAAGAATCCAAATTTGGGCCATTTGGGCGATGATTGCAATATTGATCAGTGCATTGAAAATAATCAAGCTGCAAAGCAGAAAAGTTGAAAGTGATTAGTGCAATATATAGTTGTTATAATTCTCGTTGTGAAACAACTTCTTATGAGGTTGAGAAACGAATAACGATCTCCAAGCGATCGGTACCGTGTTTTGATATAATAACGTCAGGAGCAACGCGCCACAAGCCATGGTAAATCGCGTTGGTATCATCTGCTCCGTTATATTGaatcaaaaacaaagaaacttgTTCCATATAAGTGGAAGAATATGCTGCTGTTAGTAACATAACTACTGCCCGTGATTGGAAATGCTGGCAAATCAGCGATGCGATTGCAGTTCCTAAATGAGTGAGTTTTGTATCCGTTTACCACAATTTGCAtgatctgtttttctttcaatatTTCTCTGTATATCATCAAATCCCTCCGAAAATGCTGTTTTAAACGAATTGCTGTTTATTCACCTAATATCATCCGTCAGTACGTAGCTACGAGTAGAATTAGATGCAATTTTTTATGGATCGCTACCACCATCCCGTACGATCATTCTGTTGCATATC
The Anopheles moucheti chromosome 2, idAnoMoucSN_F20_07, whole genome shotgun sequence genome window above contains:
- the LOC128296986 gene encoding breast cancer metastasis-suppressor 1-like protein; the encoded protein is MPPVKTDGDSDGDGDLSGAESEHSGSSQGQDHDSSAEEADEPDSDDSSEMSEGECERRRTSCQDNLTSLEKQFGILKEQLYKERMVQVDHKLQQIRGGRLQDYVIPLQQLQNNMDSRKEVAEVMKKYRVNNIKNKFESELQACYQHFESEQNLANDGICDELMEKVRRLEEDRHNVDISWADWGTNTRTAKVRGPGRKKAVTVSGPYIVYMLREEEILEDWTSIRKALKRSTAAAT
- the LOC128296987 gene encoding probable 39S ribosomal protein L49, mitochondrial, producing MALRMLCSKTFNFNLILPRSSINHLPEQLQNVAPATVRWSSFRSSEPVGDIAQFPEVEVVQNPPEWKYVERLLAPRTVPKPIPKENYPSGWKPANPRPELKYVVLRTKNHMLPVYLRRGFRGQRRITAIRHVEGDIWQLEAELRYLIEKQLNRPIITRVNEMSGHIEFKGDHVAFVEKFLLEKGM